The genome window CAACATGTTTGGACATATGAATATCAATTACATCCGAGAATCATTCAGAAAAGGCTTAATTCAAGGTGTGAAAGAAGACGATGTAGACTGGACAGGAGTAAGCTCATTCCAATGCCAATACTGTATGGAAGGAAAAGCCAAACGTAACAACCATTACGTGAACGCTAGAAAAGATTATACGAAGGAATATCTTCCTTTCGAATACTTACATACCGACGTTTTTGGACCAGTAAGAGTACAGAGAACCCGTACTACTCCAAGGTACTTCATTGCATTCATAGACGAGGTCACAAAATACATATGGACCTTCCCGTTACTACATaaaacagcagaagaagtagcCCCGACATTCAAGGAAGTCGTCATGCTGATTTATACACAGTTCAACACGAGAGTGAAAACCATCCAGATGGACAAAGGATCGGAATACCTGAACACTAAGGTACAGAAATTCCTAAGGGAAAGAGGAATTGTTTCGAGAGAAACGACCGTTGCTGATTCAAAAGCCAATGGAGCCATAGAAAGACAGCACTATACACTCTTGAATGACTGTAGAACGTTCTTGCGACAAGCTAACCTACGCCCTAGATTGTGGTATCATGCCGTCGTATACTCTACAGTAATGAGAAATTCACTCCTAAATAGAAGTATAGGAACGTCCCCGAGAAACAGGGCGGGGATGTCGGGACTGTCATTCAGAGACATTCTTCCCTTCGGACAACCCGTGATTGTCCACTTACCCAACCCAAAATCGAAACTACAAGCTCGGGGAGTCCTAGGCTATGCTCTCCATCCATCCACTAGATCATACGGGTACATCATAGTCgtaggaaagaagaagaaaataccTATCGACACTCGAAACTATCGGGTCCTGAACTACCCACCAGGTGCAACAATCTCAGAAGATGAGGTGCAGTACATGATCGACCGTATGGAAAATAACGACGCAGAATCTCAAGACGATATAGAGTCGAACTTTGAACCAAATTATACGGATATGGAGCAACCCATTCACCACACAGCGGACTATTTCCCGAACACAACCGCCTCAAACATCGAGACAGACCAATACAATAATGATAGCTTTGGTCTGCATTACGGGGGTGATTCCGTACCACCCGAGTCGTCCAGTAGCGAGGACGAACTGTTCCCCACAGACGAATCAGAAAACGATTCAGACTCATCGGACCAATCattcaatgatgatggagaCCCCATGTCCCCTCCATATTCCGGGGGTGAGGAACAGATAGTACCAACACCAGCCCCGATTAGACGCGTTCCACCAATGGAACCACCATCTCCTGTCGAGGACTCTCCCCCACCTTTATATGGGACAGACCTTGACGACTTATTTGGAGAATCTAACATAAATAATTACATCCCAGAAGATACAGATCTACTGGCACTAAACCATGAATCTGTTCCGGAACCCGATACCGCGGTACCAGAAACAACGaacattgaacaagataatGTCCTACCATCAGAAACTATCGAAAACTCTAACCCTCCAAATGATAACTCGGACCAGTCAGGCGAAGAGTCAGGCGAAGAGTCATGCGAAGAGTCCGGCGAGGAGTCAGTCGACAACAGACTCAAGTCCATACCTATtttcaatggaaacaagCACAAAGACTCAAGAACTGCTGAAGCAGATTTAGACTCTTTGTACGGGGGTGGAAATAATacagaaaataacaatggACCAACTTTAGAAGAGGTGTTCAGATCGATCGAAGAGGATCCATTCATGTTAACACAGAAAAGACCGAGATCACGTGCCCGCTATCGTGAATCTAACCAAGATAGTTGCGATTCCGGGGGTGACTACGAGTCAGACTCAGATTCAGACGGATCATCTGACGAGTCACCtcagaaaggaagaaaaatacaacgTGTGAACTATGTTAACGCGGTCCTAAAACCAGTGAATGTAATACCACTCAATATGTCCCTAAACTACTCGCAGGCAATATCTCGGAACagaaacgaagaagagaaggatgCTTTCCAAAAGGCATACCAGAAGGAAATAGCACAGCTAACCAAAATGAACACTTGGAACGAAGAATTAATAGATGCCTCAACTCTccctaagaagaagatcctaAACTCAATGTTCATTTTCACCACTAAAAGAGATAATTCCAAGAAGTGCAGACTAGTCGCTAGAGGAGACCAACAAGCCGCAGACACGTATGACACGGAATTAAAGGCAAATACAGTGGACAACCTAGCTCTCATGACAGTCTTAGCACTGACACTAGACTACAACCTGACCGCATTCCAACTTGACATCTCATCAGCTTACCTCTACGCTGACCttaaggaagaattgtACATTAGAGCACCACCACACATGAAtgccaagaacaaggtaCTAAGACTAAATAAATCACTCTATGGGCTAAAACAGAGTGGAGCAAATTGGTACGAACTAATCAGATCGTTCCTAATTAAGAAATGTGACCTGATTGAAGATAGAATGTGGAAGTGCGTTTTTAGAGACAAAGAACCGCTGAAACTTATCATATGTCTTTTTGTCGATGACATGCTGGTTGTAGGAAACGACgtcaaatatatcaagaaattcataTCAAAGCTATCTAAGGGATTTGATACAAAGATTGTAAATGATGGTTCACACAGGCCAGAAGATGGAGTAAACGAGTATGACATTTTGGGCATAGAATTAGAgtataagaaaaaagaatacatgAAGTTCGGAATGCAGAAGTCTCTAGAGGACAAACTGCCACAACTGGGAGTACCCCTACTCCCaaacatcaaaatcaagaaggttCCAGGGGAGCCTGGTGAATACATTCTCTCCGGAAAGGAACTGACATTAAACGAAAAGGAGTATAAAAGCAAAGTTAAACACCTGCAAAGAATTGTAGGACTAGCGTCCTACGTAGGACATAAGTTCCGGTTTGACATCTTGTACTACGTGAACATCTTAGCACAACATCAACTGTATCCCAGCGCCAAGGTCCTAGACAGGGCTGCACAATTATGCCAATACTTGTGGGATACAAGAGATAAGAAACTAGTTTGGCATTATTCTGGTCCCAAGGAAAACAACGTTACCGCTGTATCAGATGCAGCATTTGCAGGGAACCAAGATTTTAAATCACAATCAGGAACTCTTTACCTGAGAAACAACAAGCCCATAGCagcaaaatcaagaaaaatcaagttAACTTGTATCTCGTCCACAGAAGCCGAGATATACGCAATCAGTGAAAGCCTGCCAATACTACGTGGGTTAGAACACCTAGTAAACAAGTTACAAGACGTAAAAGCAACAGTAAAGGTTAAAACAGACAGTCAACCATCAATGGCAATAATAAACGGCACGGATGACTCAGCATGCCTCAAGAAACACATTGGTAGTAGGGCAATGAGGATAAGAGATGAGTGCGATGATCTCGGACTTACACTCGAATATATCCccacaaaagaaaacaatgctGACGTTTTAACCAAACCCCTATCCGTGAAGCTATTCAAACTTCTCACAGAGGACTGGATACAATAGCTTTCTCCTAGTAGGGGGTGTGTTGATCCTGGACGTCCTACGACGTTGTCTAGGGcgccagatattataccaactataaaagctaaggctaaagcctagatatactaggatcaaggctaaagcatttgataattgaattgattccaaaaagtatataagtagaaggtttcttcatccaattcccactttcgaattgacaacttacttactatccaattataagtcaagtcagaagaaaccaaggagaacaacagtaaatacttacttatctagtgaatccaacaattcaattaccaattaattaatccaacagcttcaagtcaaaatggcatccaacgacattatttctactaacgtcccttctaaggtccctactaccgatactgaggaatatccagtccaacaGTTACCCGCCCCAATTtagaacttttcttctctaagTTCGTGTTACCCTCCCCGCTACATTTGGTCCATCCTCCACATTTGTCGTCGTTACCCTCCCTCTTTgttgtgttacccgccctATATTATATCTCACTTTTCTcactatttcctatttcggCAACCtcgtttttcatgtttgtttctttttgttcgtGCGACGTTACATTCTTCGTGCATTctcctttgtttttttccacctGCCATTCCAGCTTCCTGTATTTCTTGTATCCCATTTCCTATTACGGTAAGCATGTTTGATacacgtttcttttcccaGCTTCCTCTTTGTGCAACTGTTTCTGCGTATCCTCCTTGGTCTTCCTTTGTCCCTTATGTGTCCCTTATGTGTCCCTCATCTGTCCACCTGACCCATCGTGCCCACAGTTTCCCATGTTACCCGCACTTCACTTTTCATACACTTTGACTACCTTGACCAATCTTGCTCCTCTTGccatcaaacttcatctcacaTCCACTTCGTCAACCtatgtttcttctgttacccggatgttTGTCTCTCCCTAACCCAACCTTACTTACTGTCTTTCCCTTCCACTCTTTCCTCCCCCTCCTCCAACTTGATTTTcgtttttcaattttttcattCCTCGTCACTTCACACGGTGCGAACATACCCacttctcttttgtctttctcttccCTCTATTCCTTCCCCCATCTAATTAGTCCTCCGTTACCCGCACAATACACAACCACCCCAAACCTCTTTTCCTGCTAACCTCTACCCACCACCACCCACcccaaacttcatctcacaACCTCACTGTCACCTTCCCTCTTACCCGGACACCAATGTTTATCACGTGCCTCCTCTCTCctatcattttcattttcttcatcatcactttaCACGGAACGAACCTAGGCCCTTCTCCCCATAACTAGTTACTGTCTCACTTTTTTGCTTCtgattttttatttttcattctctcAAGTAGTCTGCGAATACCCCACCCCCATCCTAAGGGGGTTCCCTTCTTATTGATCCTGGACGTCCTACGACGTTGTCTAGGGcgccagatattataccaactataaaagctaaggctaaagcctagatatactaggatcaaggctaaagcatttgataattgaattggttccaaaaagttgttgatcctggacgtcctacgacgttgtctagggcgccagatattataccaactataaaagctaaggctaaagcctagatatactaggatcaaggctaaagcatttgataattgaattgattccaaaaagtatataagtagaaggtttcttcatccaattcccactttcgaattgacaacttacttactatccaattataagtcaagtcagaagaaaccaaggagaacaacagtaaatacttacttatctagtgaatccaacaattcaattaccaattaattaatccaacagcttcaagtcaaaatggcatccaacgacattatttctactaacgtcccttctaaggtccctactaccgatactgaggaatatccagtccaacaTGGTAGCGCCGCTAAGACACCTATTGTCCCCTCAGACAATCAGGCAAGTCCAGAGGAATCAGGTAGCATCGATGTCGAGCATAAGGCCAATGCCGACGACGAAGCGTCCGGATCCCACGAAGGTCATCatgaaaatttttcaaaggattcaacaaaaaccgGAACTCCACAGGACACCCTACACAAAGAGCCTGTGGACGGTTCTCCCGTTCCAAATTACGCCCAACAAAGCTGGTACTACCATACACAGCCACCGCCACAGTTTTATTCATCTCCATACGCTAATTATGGGCCTGGTCCTTACACTCCTCCGTGGGCCAACATGAATATGCCCATCCCAGGAGCTAACACGAACCCAGATAAAACTGGAGGACATTATCAAACAACGGGTCCATCTGGGGACAGCTCCCAATACAACCCTGCTTACTACTTCCCGTACCAATTGGAACCAAAACCAGGGTTGCAAAGCCAAACAACGACCGAATGTACTTTCGGCCAATTGCACAATCCCAGAAAAACATTCACTCTGTCAAAGGTAAACTCACCTCACTATTACGACAGCTGGGTAAGAGAAATGTGCCAGGCAATGCTCGAGCAAAACTTGGGCCACCTCATTCCAACAGAGGATAACAAAACCCCAGAAACCCCAGAACCTGCAGAGAAGAGGTACATAGAAGAAATCCATATAGCATGTGTGcctgaagaaaaatacccAAAGTGGTTAAAGTCGAGTTACGACGAAGGTGAAGCACTAATTGACTGCTTCAAGGaaggaattagaagaataaaGGCGGAAGAAGACCCTGAGGCAATCGTGTTAGCCCTAGCTGGACTAACACTAGACTACAGAGAGTCTATTCCCAACTTCGCCAAGAGATTAAGGAAAATCCACCAGAGAACGGTAAACGCAAAATTCCCAATGGCAGAAAAGATCGTCATTTCCAGAGCACTAAAGGCTCTACCAGAACGATACGAGAAAGTTGAcatcaacttcaccaaatcaAACGATCAGAGTTTCAATAACTTCATAAACATCCTCCTAACAACTGAGCCAAGAATGAAAAGCTCAAATCAATACGATAATCAACGGTTTTACACCAATTCCGAAAGGAAGCAGGTCGACAGACGTCCAAATAGAAAAACCGTACATCACATTGGATCAAAAACCGTAGAGGGGGACCTTAGGCCTGACACAGAGGTCCAGGAAGAATAATTCCCCCGTCGATCCCCAGAGAGACTTTATGCTTGATGGAGGAGCAACAGTCTCTGTGATATATGACAAAAGGTTAATTCACAATTTTACATCTGAATCTAATCAAATTCTTGTCGACGTTCAACAAAACGAAGTCGCCGTGAAAGGTGAGGGTAACTTAGAACTCAAGTTTAAGGGCAAACGAATTTCCCTACCCGCCATATATGCACCATCAACACACACCAATATCATCAGTGTAGAAGATCTAACAAAATCACAGGCATATCTAGATCTAAGAAGAAACTGCCTGCTATCCAAGAACGGGAAAACCATCGCTCCGACGCACAAGTTCGCGGGCCTAAGGTGGTTATCTCGCAAAAATGCTATAGAACTACCAAACCAGACTCAATCAGTCTATGCAATCACACCCAGATCGGTAAGATCTGCGCCAGACAAGTTCTCTCTGACAAGCATCCACAACATGTTTGGACATATGAATATCAATTACATCCGAGAATCATTCAGAAAAGGCTTAATTCAAGGTGTGAAAGAAGACGATGTAGACTGGACAGGAGTAAGCTCATTCCAATGCCAATACTGTATGGAAGGAAAAGCCAAACGTAACAACCATTACGTGAACGCTAGAAAAGATTATACGAAGGAATATCTTCCTTTCGAATACTTACATACCGACGTTTTTGGACCAGTAAGAGTACAGAGAACCCGTACTACTCCAAGGTACTTCATTGCATTCATAGACGAGGTCACAAAATACATATGGACCTTCCCGTTACTACATaaaacagcagaagaagtagcCCCGACATTCAAGGAAGTCGTCATGCTGATTTATACACAGTTCAACACGAGAGTGAAAACCATCCAGATGGACAAAGGATCGGAATACCTGAACACTAAGGTACAGAAATTCCTAAGGGAAAGAGGAATTGTTTCGAGAGAAACGACCGTTGCTGATTCAAAAGCCAATGGAGCCATAGAAAGACAGCACTATACACTCTTGAATGACTGTAGAACGTTCTTGCGACAAGCTAACCTACGCCCTAGATTGTGGTATCATGCCGTCGTATACTCTACAGTAATGAGAAATTCACTCCTAAATAGAAGTATAGGAACGTCCCCGAGAAACAGGGCGGGGATGTCGGGACTGTCATTCAGAGACATTCTTCCCTTCGGACAACCCGTGATTGTCCACTTACCCAACCCAAAATCGAAACTACAAGCTCGGGGAGTCCTAGGCTATGCTCTCCATCCATCCACTAGATCATACGGGTACATCATAGTCgtaggaaagaagaagaaaataccTATCGACACTCGAAACTATCGGGTCCTGAACTACCCACCAGGTGCAACAATCTCAGAAGATGAGGTGCAGTACATGATCGACCGTATGGAAAATAACGACGCAGAATCTCAAGACGATATAGAGTCGAACTTTGAACCAAATTATACGGATATGGAGCAACCCATTCACCACACAGCGGACTATTTCCCGAACACAACCGCCTCAAACATCGAGACAGACCAATACAATAATGATAGCTTTGGTCTGCATTACGGGGGTGATTCCGTACCACCCGAGTCGTCCAGTAGCGAGGACGAACTGTTCCCCACAGACGAATCAGAAAACGATTCAGACTCATCGGACCAATCattcaatgatgatggagaCCCCATGTCCCCTCCATATTCCGGGGGTGAGGAACAGATAGTACCAACACCAGCCCCGATTAGACGCGTTCCACCAATGGAACCACCATCTCCTGTCGAGGACTCTCCCCCACCTTTATATGGGACAGACCTTGACGACTTATTTGGAGAATCTAACATAAATAATTACATCCCAGAAGATACAGATCTACTGGCACTAAACCATGAATCTGTTCCGGAACCCGATACCGCGGTACCAGAAACAACGaac of Kluyveromyces marxianus DMKU3-1042 DNA, complete genome, chromosome 3 contains these proteins:
- the TY2B-GR2 gene encoding transposon Ty2-F/Ty2-GR2 Gag-Pol polyprotein; this translates as MLDGGATVSVIYDKRLIHNFTSESNQILVDVQQNEVAVKGEGNLELKFKGKRISLPAIYAPSTHTNIISVEDLTKSQAYLDLRRNCLLSKNGKTIAPTHKFAGLRWLSRKNAIELPNQTQSVYAITPRSVRSAPDKFSLTSIHNMFGHMNINYIRESFRKGLIQGVKEDDVDWTGVSSFQCQYCMEGKAKRNNHYVNARKDYTKEYLPFEYLHTDVFGPVRVQRTRTTPRYFIAFIDEVTKYIWTFPLLHKTAEEVAPTFKEVVMLIYTQFNTRVKTIQMDKGSEYLNTKVQKFLRERGIVSRETTVADSKANGAIERQHYTLLNDCRTFLRQANLRPRLWYHAVVYSTVMRNSLLNRSIGTSPRNRAGMSGLSFRDILPFGQPVIVHLPNPKSKLQARGVLGYALHPSTRSYGYIIVVGKKKKIPIDTRNYRVLNYPPGATISEDEVQYMIDRMENNDAESQDDIESNFEPNYTDMEQPIHHTADYFPNTTASNIETDQYNNDSFGLHYGGDSVPPESSSSEDELFPTDESENDSDSSDQSFNDDGDPMSPPYSGGEEQIVPTPAPIRRVPPMEPPSPVEDSPPPLYGTDLDDLFGESNINNYIPEDTDLLALNHESVPEPDTAVPETTNIEQDNVLPSETIENSNPPNDNSDQSGEESGEESCEESGEESVDNRLKSIPIFNGNKHKDSRTAEADLDSLYGGGNNTENNNGPTLEEVFRSIEEDPFMLTQKRPRSRARYRESNQDSCDSGGDYESDSDSDGSSDESPQKGRKIQRVNYVNAVLKPVNVIPLNMSLNYSQAISRNRNEEEKDAFQKAYQKEIAQLTKMNTWNEELIDASTLPKKKILNSMFIFTTKRDNSKKCRLVARGDQQAADTYDTELKANTVDNLALMTVLALTLDYNLTAFQLDISSAYLYADLKEELYIRAPPHMNAKNKVLRLNKSLYGLKQSGANWYELIRSFLIKKCDLIEDRMWKCVFRDKEPLKLIICLFVDDMLVVGNDVKYIKKFISKLSKGFDTKIVNDGSHRPEDGVNEYDILGIELEYKKKEYMKFGMQKSLEDKLPQLGVPLLPNIKIKKVPGEPGEYILSGKELTLNEKEYKSKVKHLQRIVGLASYVGHKFRFDILYYVNILAQHQLYPSAKVLDRAAQLCQYLWDTRDKKLVWHYSGPKENNVTAVSDAAFAGNQDFKSQSGTLYLRNNKPIAAKSRKIKLTCISSTEAEIYAISESLPILRGLEHLVNKLQDVKATVKVKTDSQPSMAIINGTDDSACLKKHIGSRAMRIRDECDDLGLTLEYIPTKENNADVLTKPLSVKLFKLLTEDWIQ
- a CDS encoding transposon Ty1-NL1 Gag polyprotein; translated protein: MASNDIISTNVPSKVPTTDTEEYPVQHGSAAKTPIVPSDNQASPEESGSIDVEHKANADDEASGSHEGHHENFSKDSTKTGTPQDTLHKEPVDGSPVPNYAQQSWYYHTQPPPQFYSSPYANYGPGPYTPPWANMNMPIPGANTNPDKTGGHYQTTGPSGDSSQYNPAYYFPYQLEPKPGLQSQTTTECTFGQLHNPRKTFTLSKVNSPHYYDSWVREMCQAMLEQNLGHLIPTEDNKTPETPEPAEKRYIEEIHIACVPEEKYPKWLKSSYDEGEALIDCFKEGIRRIKAEEDPEAIVLALAGLTLDYRESIPNFAKRLRKIHQRTVNAKFPMAEKIVISRALKALPERYEKVDINFTKSNDQSFNNFINILLTTEPRMKSSNQYDNQRFYTNSERKQVDRRPNRKTVHHIGSKTVEGDLRPDTEVQEE